A window of the Bacillus sp. A301a_S52 genome harbors these coding sequences:
- a CDS encoding GerAB/ArcD/ProY family transporter: MNDDHLMYRFGKTELFIFTYSSTITLGLIFLPYVSHLEVRSAWLKVIVAGLPMIGVFFLIQTVINKHKNADILGLFDHYTWKIIYYPVLGYIFLNAVMACCWGVKALVFIVRSFLLHNTSELVICIFFLLVVLVGLLYGIVPITRFLVLFFVFEIIIILAVVSLFFTEDFRFIYVRPVMSTDILAFLESSLTDLTRFTGVIPLIGFITYIKQPEKMFKTVSSAIGLVMFTYSTVSLLVLGVFGFDQALVLLSPLTSLIQASAAWEGVFQRMDMVFIAIWTLSFYKIALIHFWFVHYLLVKLIPVARKTEIVNKIAIVSGLLALSFIVPGYIEFDSSLYFMNLNFYAVITPSLICIYLLMRRPITRQGELSDG, from the coding sequence ATGAATGATGATCACCTTATGTATCGGTTTGGCAAGACTGAATTATTTATTTTTACATACTCCTCGACAATTACTCTTGGATTAATTTTCCTTCCATATGTTTCCCATTTGGAAGTGAGAAGTGCTTGGTTAAAAGTGATAGTAGCAGGGTTGCCTATGATAGGAGTCTTTTTCCTTATACAGACCGTAATAAATAAGCATAAGAACGCAGATATCCTTGGTCTATTTGATCATTATACGTGGAAAATTATCTATTATCCGGTTTTAGGTTATATTTTTTTAAATGCGGTGATGGCATGTTGTTGGGGCGTCAAAGCACTTGTATTTATTGTCAGAAGTTTCTTATTACATAATACGTCAGAGCTTGTCATTTGTATATTCTTTCTATTAGTTGTTTTAGTAGGTTTACTCTATGGAATAGTCCCCATAACACGGTTTCTCGTGCTTTTTTTTGTATTTGAAATCATCATTATACTTGCTGTTGTAAGTTTGTTTTTTACAGAGGATTTTCGGTTTATTTATGTCAGGCCAGTGATGTCTACTGATATTTTGGCGTTTTTAGAGAGTTCACTAACTGATCTGACACGTTTTACAGGCGTAATACCTCTTATAGGGTTCATTACGTATATAAAACAACCTGAGAAAATGTTTAAAACCGTGAGTAGCGCTATCGGATTAGTTATGTTCACCTATAGTACCGTCTCGTTGCTCGTTCTCGGTGTTTTCGGTTTTGATCAAGCACTTGTGTTACTATCTCCACTAACATCACTTATTCAGGCATCGGCAGCTTGGGAGGGGGTCTTTCAAAGAATGGATATGGTTTTTATTGCAATATGGACACTATCATTTTATAAAATCGCCCTTATTCATTTTTGGTTTGTTCATTATTTATTAGTCAAACTAATACCTGTAGCAAGGAAGACTGAAATAGTCAATAAAATAGCCATTGTATCTGGTCTTTTAGCTTTATCATTTATTGTACCAGGGTACATAGAATTCGACTCATCTCTTTATTTTATGAATCTGAATTTTTATGCGGTCATCACTCCTAGTTTGATCTGTATTTATTTATTAATGAGACGCCCCATCACTAGACAAGGAGAACTATCTGATGGTTAG
- a CDS encoding Ger(x)C family spore germination protein, which produces MVRKIVIGLVFITLLTGCLEDSKEIDQRTIVLGMGIDKIDEDEIQLSLQMPVVVRPMEGEGEIDHSEFVTVTTSAPSLWEALTDLEAQTPTVLFFGHLKTVIISERLAKDGIDEVIDFIDRRSPIDNQVHLLIASDIEAILKSESQLVFLPALYVERFFEADQKLSRTDIVRLFEYRRDTNMISKSATIPLIYSENNLTIQDFAVFKDDKMIDILYGKEAGYSRLLKEKQLRHINYTLPVPVQTKEVENVEASVAINLDLKFSILQHQPPKFNLDLDGNIEFIHLKTEKVDLTDELIDALKIEVKKVIKEDILHTINKMQESRTEPWLFGHRIWVEEPEDFDEEQWLNKEWPTAEFVINIDLEVEKVGQRGMLEKIKVGR; this is translated from the coding sequence ATGGTTAGGAAAATCGTGATAGGGTTAGTTTTTATCACTCTTTTGACAGGATGTTTAGAAGACTCTAAAGAAATCGATCAACGAACAATCGTTCTTGGCATGGGGATTGATAAAATAGATGAAGATGAGATTCAGTTAAGTCTGCAAATGCCTGTTGTTGTGAGGCCAATGGAAGGAGAAGGGGAGATAGATCATTCTGAGTTTGTGACAGTTACGACGAGCGCCCCATCATTATGGGAGGCTTTAACAGATTTAGAAGCACAAACACCTACCGTGTTATTTTTTGGTCACCTTAAAACAGTCATCATTAGCGAACGACTAGCCAAAGACGGCATAGATGAAGTGATTGATTTCATTGATAGACGTTCACCGATCGATAACCAAGTACATTTATTAATTGCTTCAGATATTGAAGCCATTCTTAAGAGTGAGTCACAGCTCGTCTTTTTACCAGCATTATATGTCGAACGTTTTTTTGAAGCTGATCAAAAGCTTTCTCGGACAGACATCGTACGTTTATTTGAATATCGACGTGATACGAATATGATCTCGAAATCAGCAACAATTCCTCTTATATATAGTGAAAATAATTTGACGATTCAAGATTTTGCTGTGTTTAAAGACGATAAGATGATCGATATCCTGTACGGAAAAGAGGCTGGATATAGCCGATTGTTAAAAGAGAAACAGTTACGCCATATTAATTATACGTTACCAGTCCCAGTCCAAACAAAAGAGGTAGAAAACGTAGAAGCTTCTGTTGCTATAAACTTGGATTTAAAATTTAGTATATTACAGCATCAACCACCAAAATTCAACTTAGATCTAGATGGAAATATCGAATTTATTCATCTGAAAACAGAAAAAGTTGACCTGACAGACGAATTAATAGACGCTCTGAAGATAGAAGTTAAAAAGGTGATAAAAGAAGATATTTTACACACGATAAATAAAATGCAGGAGAGCCGCACAGAACCGTGGCTTTTTGGACATAGAATTTGGGTAGAAGAACCAGAAGACTTTGATGAGGAGCAATGGCTTAATAAAGAATGGCCAACTGCTGAGTTTGTTATAAACATTGATCTTGAAGTCGAAAAAGTGGGTCAACGGGGTATGCTAGAAAAAATAAAGGTCGGCAGATAA
- a CDS encoding DUF4183 domain-containing protein codes for MAIIKPFLDTQRFATTIGDGTPDGDDVDFVFADTTPDTGLTAFPTVFASYNLYVNGVLQLDAESTFDGTTFTIIDGNLQNAGVPITIEFLVN; via the coding sequence ATGGCAATCATTAAACCATTTTTAGATACACAAAGGTTTGCAACAACGATTGGCGATGGAACGCCGGACGGAGATGACGTTGATTTTGTTTTTGCGGATACGACTCCAGATACCGGTTTAACAGCTTTCCCCACAGTGTTCGCTAGTTACAATCTCTACGTTAACGGTGTCCTTCAACTAGACGCCGAATCAACGTTTGATGGGACAACTTTTACGATTATTGATGGAAACTTACAAAATGCTGGTGTTCCAATCACGATTGAGTTCTTAGTTAATTAA
- a CDS encoding DUF4183 domain-containing protein, translating into MRDFNKHIVSASRVYDWVQSTSQITINMMPPQQKRIAKVKNYLYFAVADGVKSVYTNDDELKEYGDKGILDPEKVSYMNLYVNGILQPKNIYDVKKGVLLFLSDVPIKNVPIILSFVTVYI; encoded by the coding sequence ATGAGAGACTTCAATAAACATATTGTTTCAGCTAGCAGAGTTTATGATTGGGTACAAAGTACATCTCAAATAACAATTAACATGATGCCACCTCAACAGAAACGTATTGCCAAGGTGAAAAATTATCTTTATTTTGCTGTGGCTGACGGTGTTAAGTCCGTGTATACAAATGATGATGAATTAAAAGAGTATGGTGACAAAGGAATATTAGACCCTGAAAAGGTCTCTTACATGAACTTATATGTAAACGGTATTTTACAGCCGAAGAATATTTATGACGTTAAAAAAGGGGTACTCCTTTTTTTGTCAGATGTTCCTATCAAAAATGTCCCTATCATCCTTTCATTCGTGACCGTGTATATATAA
- a CDS encoding DUF5392 family protein codes for MNPLKIKLDHTTSQYVKTEFEKIQTKLSPYIKKSSLYTLVSVPILTFSLMNLFVLIVNMRVSEQTMIPIIVFGVAAAFGLALFKESMYQSKEIYLKSFDYITNRIRKNDELPNAIKDRYLQRLQTEPANTMTIYYEYLQQEERLKKMNGER; via the coding sequence ATGAATCCATTGAAAATAAAACTTGATCACACAACTTCTCAGTATGTAAAAACTGAATTTGAAAAAATACAAACGAAATTATCACCATACATTAAAAAAAGTAGCCTGTACACACTTGTTTCTGTTCCTATACTCACTTTTTCGTTAATGAATTTATTTGTACTCATCGTGAATATGAGGGTGAGTGAGCAAACTATGATACCCATTATTGTATTCGGAGTAGCCGCCGCATTCGGACTGGCGCTTTTTAAAGAATCGATGTATCAAAGCAAAGAAATTTATCTCAAAAGTTTTGATTATATTACGAATAGAATTAGAAAGAATGACGAACTACCCAATGCCATAAAAGATCGTTATTTACAAAGGCTTCAAACTGAACCAGCTAATACAATGACGATTTATTACGAATATTTACAACAGGAAGAGCGCCTCAAAAAGATGAATGGAGAACGCTAA
- a CDS encoding GTP pyrophosphokinase family protein — translation MELTRALETFEQSKLKELKIELTRFMMLYKFALDEINTKIDILKQEFHYIHDYNPIEHVTSRVKSPESILKKVEKKGYELSLPSIKENIKDIAGIRITCSFVSDIYELSDMLQKQQDIKVIVVKDYIREPKANGYQSLHLVLEIPIFMSDRVENVCVEVQIRTIAMDFWASLEHKIYYKYYQTVPQNLIDELKEAAESASLLDRKMEQIHQKVSELKLEEETEINQPELKINNEKFKLPYALLIPFMKKLND, via the coding sequence ATGGAGCTAACACGCGCGTTAGAAACGTTCGAGCAGTCAAAACTAAAAGAATTAAAGATTGAACTGACACGATTTATGATGTTATATAAATTTGCATTAGATGAAATCAATACAAAGATTGATATTTTAAAACAAGAGTTTCATTATATACATGACTACAATCCAATTGAACATGTCACGTCACGTGTGAAATCTCCAGAAAGTATTTTAAAGAAGGTTGAGAAAAAAGGCTACGAGCTTTCTCTTCCATCCATCAAAGAGAATATTAAAGACATTGCAGGCATCAGAATTACATGTTCTTTCGTCTCTGACATTTATGAATTAAGTGACATGCTTCAAAAACAGCAAGACATTAAAGTAATTGTAGTGAAGGACTATATTAGGGAACCTAAAGCAAATGGTTATCAAAGCTTACATTTAGTTTTAGAAATTCCTATCTTCATGTCGGACAGAGTTGAAAATGTCTGTGTTGAAGTACAGATACGTACAATTGCGATGGATTTTTGGGCTAGTCTAGAACACAAAATATATTACAAATATTATCAAACTGTTCCGCAAAATTTGATAGATGAATTAAAAGAAGCTGCTGAATCAGCGTCTCTTTTAGATAGGAAAATGGAGCAAATCCATCAGAAGGTGAGTGAACTTAAGTTAGAGGAGGAAACTGAAATCAACCAGCCTGAGCTGAAGATCAATAATGAAAAATTTAAGCTTCCTTACGCTTTACTTATCCCCTTTATGAAAAAATTAAATGATTAG
- a CDS encoding peptidoglycan-binding protein, with translation MTFQQTSRIQQDGIAGLQTLGALQVLKLGDNGRIVAYLQSKLETLGYYNGPVDGQFEELTNKAVKNFQDDYGLHVDGLAGPKTYGALYKALQQPEKKVVTSRSNQQQEKTTQSHGTTIQVEATAYTAYCDGCSGITYTGLDLRNNPTKKVIAVDPQVIPLGSKVYVEGYGEAIAADIGGAIKGNRIDIFIPNKDDALKFGRQMVDVTIKN, from the coding sequence ATGACTTTTCAGCAAACAAGTCGTATTCAACAGGATGGAATAGCTGGTCTGCAAACACTTGGGGCATTACAAGTATTAAAACTTGGAGATAACGGGCGGATTGTGGCTTATTTGCAAAGTAAACTAGAAACGCTTGGGTACTACAATGGCCCTGTGGATGGCCAATTCGAAGAGTTAACGAATAAAGCAGTTAAGAATTTCCAAGACGATTATGGACTTCACGTGGATGGATTAGCAGGACCGAAAACGTATGGTGCCCTATACAAAGCACTTCAACAACCAGAGAAGAAAGTGGTGACGTCTCGTTCCAACCAACAACAGGAAAAAACGACTCAATCTCATGGTACAACGATTCAAGTGGAGGCTACGGCCTATACAGCTTACTGTGATGGCTGCAGCGGTATCACTTATACAGGATTAGATTTACGTAACAATCCAACTAAAAAAGTCATTGCTGTTGACCCTCAGGTTATTCCACTTGGATCGAAAGTTTATGTGGAAGGTTACGGTGAAGCAATAGCAGCAGATATTGGCGGAGCTATAAAAGGAAATCGAATTGATATTTTTATACCTAACAAAGACGATGCATTGAAATTTGGACGACAAATGGTGGATGTAACAATCAAAAATTAA
- a CDS encoding DUF4395 domain-containing protein, whose amino-acid sequence MTIPKPLVQLNQLFICISIVFSLLISPWILLMPISIGVITLLTKQNPIIRAGKIFLSKPAQEYPPEDKDQQLFNQWIATICLSGAFLFFLLGQDVLTIVFSIMVFMAALTALFGYCIGCQIRYKFKMWQYKHNNK is encoded by the coding sequence ATGACAATTCCAAAGCCATTAGTCCAATTAAATCAACTATTTATATGCATATCCATCGTTTTTTCCCTTCTCATTTCCCCGTGGATTCTGCTTATGCCTATTAGTATAGGGGTCATCACACTACTGACAAAGCAAAACCCAATTATCCGAGCTGGTAAGATTTTTTTATCAAAACCTGCTCAGGAATATCCGCCAGAGGATAAAGATCAACAACTTTTTAATCAATGGATTGCTACAATATGTTTAAGTGGCGCTTTTTTGTTTTTTTTATTAGGTCAAGATGTTTTAACTATTGTTTTTAGCATAATGGTATTTATGGCGGCACTAACAGCTCTATTTGGCTATTGCATTGGCTGTCAAATCAGGTATAAATTCAAAATGTGGCAATACAAGCATAATAACAAATGA
- a CDS encoding DUF2203 domain-containing protein: protein MSNKHFTVKEANKLIPLIEEELHHLKKLQSEFDHKLQHLNKVKLQMKEHVQTEISSLFLLESELEFLEIQAQIHVTNIKNTGVLLKGIDPGLVDFPSIKNNETILLCWKEGESEISYYHSETEGFAGRQSLSDDDDS, encoded by the coding sequence ATGTCGAATAAACATTTTACTGTAAAAGAAGCAAACAAACTGATCCCGCTAATAGAGGAAGAACTTCACCATCTAAAAAAACTTCAATCTGAATTTGATCATAAATTACAGCATTTAAATAAAGTTAAATTACAGATGAAGGAGCATGTGCAAACAGAGATAAGTAGTCTATTTCTTCTGGAAAGTGAGCTAGAATTTCTTGAGATCCAGGCACAAATACATGTCACGAATATTAAAAACACAGGTGTTCTGTTGAAAGGAATTGATCCAGGATTAGTTGATTTTCCTTCGATTAAAAATAATGAAACGATCCTTCTGTGTTGGAAAGAAGGGGAATCTGAGATTTCATATTATCACTCTGAAACGGAAGGATTCGCAGGGAGACAGTCTCTTTCAGATGACGATGACTCATAA
- a CDS encoding M50 family metallopeptidase, with amino-acid sequence MTSYLEVALWMFIIGCLSYLPVIGRYFKLFNTMIHETGHAVAAILTGGRVSSISLFANTGGLAITRHRSTFGRFLTLLAGYPFASLFSVLFLYALGQNWIMPSVLTLTAILVYNLIFWVRNLTGWVWIVSVLSVLYFLYANNYLQWLEWLLTIIGIMLLTQAFLSTWVLFTLTLNEKNETGDAGLLEELTKIASIIWSTLFLTQGVICFILGISIWLGYSPFSFVNWLIQLF; translated from the coding sequence GTGACATCATATCTTGAGGTTGCCTTATGGATGTTTATTATTGGCTGTTTAAGTTATTTGCCTGTGATCGGCCGCTATTTCAAATTGTTTAATACGATGATTCATGAAACTGGTCATGCAGTTGCGGCTATTTTGACAGGTGGAAGAGTGTCTAGCATTTCGTTATTTGCCAATACCGGTGGCCTTGCTATCACTCGACATAGGTCTACATTTGGCAGATTCCTTACTTTGTTAGCCGGGTACCCTTTTGCTTCCTTGTTTAGCGTACTGTTTTTGTATGCATTAGGTCAAAATTGGATCATGCCATCAGTTTTAACATTAACAGCAATTCTCGTTTATAACCTTATTTTTTGGGTAAGAAACTTAACTGGCTGGGTGTGGATCGTCTCTGTATTAAGTGTACTTTACTTTTTATACGCTAATAATTATTTACAATGGCTTGAGTGGCTTTTAACAATTATAGGTATAATGCTCTTAACTCAAGCCTTTTTAAGTACATGGGTTCTTTTCACCTTAACGCTTAACGAGAAAAACGAGACAGGGGACGCTGGATTGTTAGAAGAGCTTACAAAGATTGCTTCAATCATATGGAGTACGTTATTCCTTACTCAAGGCGTCATTTGTTTTATTTTAGGCATTTCTATATGGTTAGGCTATTCGCCATTTAGTTTCGTCAATTGGTTGATACAACTGTTTTAG
- a CDS encoding HAD family phosphatase encodes MSLNNKIPDIKLIALDMDGTLLNDDHHVSERVRQAIYEAQVKGIDVVLSTGRSLAACEEYAKDLKLTSYLITGNGSEIWHVSGELVERNLLKTDLIDMLFKLKHEHKAEHWAASVDRVWRNDMPDDLFSREWLKFGFQIEDDTVRKTLFDLLSKHDELEVTNSSLTNIEVNAAGVNKAVALAKLCSKLQCQMENTLAVGDSLNDMAMIKEAGIGVAMGNAQDALKKEADWVSSSNNEDGVAKAIYRFAINPVS; translated from the coding sequence ATGTCACTGAATAATAAAATACCTGACATTAAGCTAATCGCTCTAGATATGGATGGCACATTACTTAACGATGATCACCACGTATCTGAACGAGTTCGGCAAGCCATATACGAGGCACAAGTAAAAGGTATTGATGTCGTATTAAGTACTGGTAGATCATTAGCTGCGTGTGAGGAATATGCAAAAGACTTAAAGCTTACGTCATACCTCATCACAGGCAATGGAAGTGAAATTTGGCACGTTTCTGGCGAATTAGTAGAACGAAATTTATTAAAAACGGATCTTATTGATATGTTGTTTAAACTTAAACATGAACATAAGGCAGAACATTGGGCCGCTTCCGTAGACCGAGTGTGGCGAAATGACATGCCGGATGATTTATTTAGTCGGGAATGGTTAAAGTTTGGCTTCCAAATTGAAGACGATACAGTTAGGAAGACTCTTTTTGATTTATTGTCCAAACATGATGAGCTTGAAGTGACCAATTCGAGTTTAACTAACATTGAAGTAAATGCGGCTGGTGTTAATAAAGCTGTAGCCTTAGCTAAACTATGCAGCAAGCTCCAATGCCAAATGGAAAACACTTTAGCTGTAGGGGACAGTTTAAATGACATGGCCATGATTAAAGAAGCCGGCATCGGTGTTGCTATGGGAAATGCACAGGATGCGTTAAAAAAAGAAGCTGACTGGGTAAGTAGCTCTAATAATGAAGATGGTGTAGCTAAAGCCATCTACCGCTTTGCTATCAATCCAGTGAGTTGA
- the speD gene encoding adenosylmethionine decarboxylase: protein MSLTPEERIQLHDFNNLTKSLSFNMYDVCYTKTKEEREAYINYIDEQYNAERLTEILKDVASMIGAYVLNVAMQDYEPQGASVTMLVAEGPVEEAPKSAFEESPGPLPEASVLHLDKSHITVHTYPEYNPEDGISTFRADIDVSTCGEISPLKALNYLIHSFDTDIMTIDYKVRGFTRDVKGHKLFIDHDITSIQNYIPETVKNDYHMIDVNIYQENIFHTKCKLKAFNLDDYLFGYKKEALTQAEQEIITQKLQHEMDEIYYGRNMPRT, encoded by the coding sequence ATGAGTTTAACACCTGAAGAACGTATACAACTGCATGACTTTAACAATTTAACAAAGTCGTTGAGCTTTAATATGTACGATGTATGTTATACAAAAACGAAAGAGGAACGGGAAGCATATATTAATTATATTGATGAGCAGTATAATGCTGAGCGATTAACTGAAATATTAAAAGATGTTGCCAGTATGATTGGAGCATATGTATTAAATGTTGCGATGCAGGACTATGAACCGCAGGGAGCCAGTGTGACGATGCTTGTGGCAGAGGGACCGGTAGAAGAAGCACCGAAGTCAGCTTTTGAAGAGTCTCCTGGACCTTTACCTGAAGCCTCTGTGTTGCATCTCGATAAAAGTCATATTACGGTACATACTTATCCAGAGTATAATCCTGAAGATGGCATAAGCACGTTTCGAGCAGATATTGATGTATCCACCTGTGGCGAAATATCACCACTAAAAGCATTAAATTACTTAATTCACTCGTTTGATACTGATATTATGACGATTGATTACAAAGTAAGAGGGTTCACACGTGATGTTAAAGGTCACAAGTTATTTATTGACCATGATATTACGTCAATTCAAAATTATATTCCTGAGACTGTCAAAAATGACTATCATATGATAGATGTCAACATTTATCAGGAGAATATTTTCCATACAAAATGTAAGCTAAAAGCCTTTAATTTAGATGATTATTTATTTGGATATAAAAAAGAGGCGCTCACACAAGCTGAACAAGAAATAATCACCCAAAAGCTCCAGCATGAAATGGATGAAATTTATTATGGAAGAAACATGCCTCGAACGTAA
- a CDS encoding HPr family phosphocarrier protein, translated as MKLSKDIQLNEPFNMSKVLKLVQLCSTFSSDIYIHKNMTAYNSKCVLGTANIIISMKENDHFFITADGSDAKEALDQVGAFFEKTGAESPVKV; from the coding sequence ATGAAACTCTCGAAGGACATTCAGCTAAATGAGCCATTTAACATGTCCAAAGTTTTAAAACTCGTCCAGCTATGCAGTACGTTTAGCAGTGATATTTATATTCACAAAAATATGACAGCTTATAACTCAAAATGCGTTCTTGGAACTGCAAACATCATTATCAGTATGAAAGAAAATGATCATTTCTTTATCACTGCAGATGGCTCAGATGCAAAAGAAGCACTCGATCAGGTAGGAGCGTTTTTTGAAAAAACAGGTGCTGAATCACCGGTAAAAGTATAG
- a CDS encoding class I SAM-dependent methyltransferase, with protein sequence MMHATYMDMLAALAIDSAHPGGEAMTEEMIAHGAFEKSHRLLDIGCGTGKTAFRLAKALDCQIDAVDNHPNMVIKASKQLETFQNVKVHQAQIEKLPFPNNIFDAIISESVLAFCDTRKAFKECYRTLKSGGALYLNEMCLINSVEPADYEEIQTFYTLSGIRTVNEWIDEVIQAHFVNTELIEVKELAFVADQTPYKIELTPTIDLHYLDILDEHEKLMRKYRDHLGYAVIRCLKV encoded by the coding sequence ATGATGCATGCAACATATATGGATATGCTCGCAGCCTTAGCCATCGATTCTGCTCATCCTGGTGGGGAGGCTATGACAGAGGAAATGATAGCTCATGGAGCTTTCGAAAAATCGCATCGTTTATTAGACATTGGATGCGGCACTGGTAAAACAGCTTTTCGCTTAGCTAAAGCGCTTGATTGTCAAATTGATGCTGTAGATAATCATCCTAACATGGTCATAAAAGCCTCTAAACAGTTAGAAACCTTTCAAAATGTAAAGGTTCATCAAGCACAAATAGAAAAACTCCCCTTTCCTAATAACATATTTGATGCCATTATATCTGAATCGGTACTCGCCTTTTGTGACACAAGAAAGGCTTTTAAGGAATGCTATCGAACATTAAAAAGTGGGGGAGCGTTGTATTTAAATGAAATGTGCTTAATAAATTCCGTCGAGCCTGCTGATTATGAAGAGATTCAAACTTTTTATACCTTATCTGGCATACGTACAGTCAATGAATGGATTGATGAGGTGATTCAAGCTCATTTTGTGAACACAGAGTTAATTGAAGTAAAAGAACTCGCATTTGTAGCTGATCAAACACCTTATAAAATTGAGCTGACGCCAACTATCGATTTACATTACTTAGATATACTTGATGAGCATGAAAAACTCATGAGAAAATACAGAGATCATCTAGGCTATGCCGTCATTCGTTGTCTAAAAGTGTGA